One genomic window of Polaromonas sp. SP1 includes the following:
- a CDS encoding glutathione S-transferase N-terminal domain-containing protein: MKLIGSATSPYVRKVRIVMAEKKLDFQFILEDVWAANTTITASNPLGKVPCLVMEGGEAVFDSRVIVEYLDTLSPVGKLIPTQGRERAEVKTWEALADGLVDAAILARLEATWGGRSAKQRSDAWIDRQMGKIDATLKAMSTGLGDKAFCSGIHFSLSDIAVGCALGYLDLRFTQINWREMYPNLNKLQDKLMQRASFAETVPPA, from the coding sequence ATGAAACTCATCGGATCCGCCACCAGCCCCTATGTGCGCAAAGTGCGCATCGTCATGGCCGAGAAAAAGCTCGATTTCCAGTTCATCCTGGAAGATGTCTGGGCGGCGAACACCACCATCACCGCGTCCAACCCGCTGGGCAAGGTGCCCTGCCTGGTCATGGAAGGCGGCGAAGCCGTGTTCGATTCCCGCGTGATCGTGGAATACCTGGACACCCTGTCGCCCGTCGGCAAGCTCATTCCCACGCAAGGCCGCGAGCGCGCCGAAGTCAAAACCTGGGAAGCCCTGGCCGACGGCCTGGTCGACGCCGCCATCCTGGCGCGCCTGGAAGCCACCTGGGGCGGCCGCAGCGCCAAGCAGCGCAGCGACGCCTGGATAGACCGCCAGATGGGCAAGATCGACGCCACCCTCAAGGCTATGAGCACCGGCCTGGGCGACAAGGCGTTTTGCAGCGGCATCCACTTCAGCCTCTCCGACATCGCCGTCGGCTGCGCGCTGGGCTACCTTGACTTGCGCTTCACCCAGATCAACTGGCGCGAGATGTACCCCAACCTCAACAAGCTGCAGGACAAGCTGATGCAGCGCGCCAGCTTTGCGGAAACGGTTCCGCCGGCTTGA
- a CDS encoding chalcone isomerase family protein, producing the protein MGVLPELLRGRLRRGQHQRGAVHAAQALTRAAIATAATTGLLLAFCAGAALAQSPAPGANTPGAIATDADPSDIRPELKEALPQGRLIGKGRLTVWGFQVYDARLWAPAGFGAASYASQPLALELAYLRAFDAVDVADRSLQEMRRSVAIGDAQAAQWKAEMLRVIPDVKKGDRIMGVHRPGVGAAFWVNGKANGEIRDAEFAKLFFGIWLSPKTSEPKLRETLLTGGGG; encoded by the coding sequence ATGGGAGTTCTACCTGAGCTACTGCGAGGCCGCCTTCGCAGAGGCCAACACCAGCGTGGTGCAGTTCACGCTGCGCAAGCGCTGACACGCGCGGCGATCGCCACAGCCGCGACAACCGGCCTGCTGCTGGCGTTTTGCGCGGGTGCGGCGCTGGCGCAATCGCCTGCGCCGGGCGCCAACACGCCCGGCGCTATCGCCACGGATGCGGATCCTTCCGACATCCGCCCCGAGCTGAAAGAAGCGCTGCCGCAAGGCCGCCTGATCGGCAAGGGCCGCCTCACGGTGTGGGGCTTTCAGGTCTACGACGCGCGCCTCTGGGCGCCTGCCGGTTTTGGCGCCGCCAGCTATGCCAGCCAGCCGCTGGCGCTGGAACTGGCCTACCTGCGCGCCTTTGACGCCGTCGACGTGGCCGACCGCTCGCTGCAGGAAATGCGCCGCAGCGTGGCCATCGGCGATGCCCAGGCGGCCCAGTGGAAGGCCGAGATGCTGCGCGTGATTCCCGATGTCAAAAAAGGCGACCGCATCATGGGGGTGCACCGCCCCGGCGTGGGCGCGGCTTTCTGGGTCAACGGCAAAGCCAACGGCGAAATCCGCGATGCGGAATTCGCCAAGCTCTTTTTCGGCATCTGGCTGTCACCCAAAACCTCCGAACCGAAACTGCGCGAGACCCTGCTCACCGGAGGCGGCGGATGA
- a CDS encoding glutathione peroxidase: MPVCTPKTLLLSTLCCAALLAAHPGALAANPATPAPAACPSLLQQDFLRLQDEKPQSLCQYSGKVVVVVNTASFCGFTGQYKGLEALHAKYKDQGLVVLGFPSNDFSQETGSNKEIADFCENTFGVKFPMFTKTSVTGKDANPLFKQLAAKTGTTPRWNFYKYVIARDGTSVTSFNSMADPASGALLKEIQKQLAATPPR; this comes from the coding sequence ATGCCTGTCTGCACGCCCAAAACCCTCCTGCTGAGCACGCTGTGCTGCGCCGCGCTGCTGGCAGCCCACCCGGGCGCGCTGGCGGCCAACCCCGCCACACCGGCGCCCGCAGCCTGCCCCAGCCTGTTGCAGCAGGACTTCCTGCGCCTGCAGGACGAAAAACCCCAGTCGCTCTGCCAGTACAGCGGCAAGGTGGTGGTCGTGGTCAACACCGCCAGCTTCTGCGGATTCACCGGCCAGTACAAAGGGCTGGAAGCGCTGCATGCCAAATACAAGGACCAGGGCCTGGTGGTGCTGGGCTTCCCCTCCAACGACTTTTCGCAGGAAACCGGCAGCAACAAGGAAATTGCCGATTTCTGCGAGAACACTTTCGGCGTGAAATTCCCGATGTTCACCAAAACCAGCGTGACGGGCAAGGATGCCAATCCGCTCTTCAAGCAACTGGCAGCCAAAACGGGCACCACGCCGCGCTGGAACTTCTACAAGTACGTCATCGCGCGGGACGGCACCAGCGTCACCAGCTTCAACTCCATGGCCGACCCGGCCAGCGGGGCGTTGCTCAAGGAGATCCAAAAACAGCTGGCCGCGACGCCGCCCCGTTAG
- a CDS encoding NAD(P)/FAD-dependent oxidoreductase produces MSGAPLRVAVIGSGISGLAAAHSLHGLANVTVFEAGSYFGGHTHTVDITLPTANGPVTHGVDTGFLVFNERTYPRLIKLFAELGVATARSDMSFSVKVPGAGRGGTGLEWSGSSLSSVFAQRGNLASWKFLRMLADIVRFNRITTRLAESGAEAAMAQPLGDFLQAQKFSAEFRDWYFLPMMGCIWSCPTDQMLRFPVATMIRFCHNHGLLQITDRPQWWTVQGGARHYVEKIIARIEDKRLNTPVRRIERDAAGVNVVTDSGAERFDKVVLATHSDESLALLGEPSSTESQVLGAIRYQANRAVLHTDASVLPSQKLAWAAWNYERAQDAGHESTRVCLHYLLNMLQPLPFSQPVLVSLNPVRDIARTHIMGEFDYAHPVFDLAAIRAQRDVPALQGQFHTYFCGAWTGYGFHEDGLKSGLHAASLLLQGAGVTA; encoded by the coding sequence ATGAGCGGCGCGCCCTTGCGTGTAGCGGTCATCGGCTCCGGCATCTCCGGGCTTGCCGCGGCCCACAGCCTTCACGGCCTGGCCAACGTCACCGTGTTTGAAGCGGGCAGCTATTTCGGCGGCCATACCCACACAGTCGACATCACCCTGCCCACTGCCAACGGGCCGGTCACGCACGGCGTGGACACCGGCTTTCTGGTGTTCAACGAACGCACCTATCCGCGCCTGATCAAGCTTTTTGCCGAGCTCGGTGTGGCAACCGCCCGCTCCGACATGTCGTTTTCCGTCAAGGTGCCGGGTGCCGGCCGAGGCGGCACAGGCCTGGAATGGAGCGGCTCCAGCCTGAGCAGCGTGTTTGCCCAGCGTGGCAACCTGGCCAGCTGGAAATTCCTGCGCATGCTGGCCGACATCGTGCGCTTCAACCGCATCACCACCCGGCTGGCCGAATCAGGCGCCGAAGCCGCCATGGCGCAGCCGCTGGGCGATTTCCTGCAGGCGCAAAAATTCTCGGCCGAATTCCGCGACTGGTACTTCCTGCCCATGATGGGCTGCATCTGGTCCTGCCCGACCGACCAGATGCTGCGCTTCCCGGTGGCCACCATGATCCGGTTTTGCCACAACCACGGCCTGCTCCAGATCACCGACCGGCCGCAGTGGTGGACGGTGCAGGGCGGCGCCCGTCATTACGTCGAGAAAATCATCGCCCGGATTGAAGACAAGCGGCTGAACACGCCGGTGCGCCGTATCGAGCGCGACGCGGCCGGCGTGAACGTGGTCACCGACAGCGGCGCCGAGCGCTTTGACAAGGTGGTGCTGGCCACGCATTCCGACGAATCGCTGGCCCTGCTGGGCGAGCCGAGCAGCACCGAAAGCCAGGTGCTGGGCGCCATCCGCTACCAGGCCAACCGCGCCGTGCTGCACACCGATGCCTCGGTGCTGCCCAGCCAAAAGCTGGCCTGGGCGGCCTGGAACTACGAACGGGCTCAAGACGCCGGCCACGAATCCACGCGGGTCTGCCTGCACTACCTGCTGAACATGCTGCAGCCCCTGCCTTTTTCACAGCCTGTGCTGGTGTCGCTGAATCCGGTGCGGGACATCGCCCGTACCCACATCATGGGTGAATTTGACTATGCACATCCGGTGTTCGACCTGGCGGCGATACGCGCGCAGCGGGACGTGCCTGCCCTGCAAGGCCAGTTTCACACCTATTTCTGCGGCGCCTGGACGGGCTACGGCTTTCACGAGGACGGCCTGAAGTCGGGCCTGCACGCCGCCAGCCTGCTGCTGCAGGGCGCGGGGGTTACCGCATGA
- the purB gene encoding adenylosuccinate lyase, which translates to MSSSNPFSTINALSPLDGRYAAKLSHLRPLMSEQGYMHRRVQVEVAWFIALSDAKFAEFKPLSPGARTYLLGLVKNFSETDAAAIKEIEKTTNHDVKAVEYWIKSKFEARPELKAASEFVHFACTSEDINNTSHALQLKSGRDLVVLPALDKVINQLREMAHVYADEPMLSRTHGQTASPTTVGKELANVVVRLAAAREKIAAVKLMGKMNGAVGNFNAHLSAWPDFDWEAFSRNVIETPEPLGLGLTFQPYSIQIEPHDYMAELFDAVARANTILIDLARDIWGYVSVGYFKQRLKEGEIGSSTMPHKVNPIDFENAEGNLGLANALLRHLSEKLPISRWQRDLTDSTVLRNMGVALGYAVLAYNSMGVGLNKLELNREALQGDLDSSWEVLAEPIQTVMRRYGVQGAYEKLKEVTRGKTVKAEDLHALIRSLEIPEAEKERLLKMTPASYTGMAAELAKRV; encoded by the coding sequence ATGAGCTCTTCCAACCCGTTTTCCACGATCAACGCCCTCTCGCCGCTGGACGGCCGCTACGCCGCCAAACTCAGCCATTTGCGCCCCCTGATGTCCGAGCAGGGCTATATGCACCGCAGGGTGCAGGTGGAGGTGGCCTGGTTTATCGCGCTGTCCGACGCCAAATTCGCGGAATTCAAGCCGCTGAGCCCGGGCGCGCGCACGTATCTGCTGGGCCTGGTCAAGAATTTTTCTGAAACCGATGCCGCGGCCATCAAGGAAATCGAAAAAACCACCAATCACGACGTCAAAGCCGTGGAGTACTGGATCAAGTCCAAATTTGAAGCCCGGCCGGAGCTCAAGGCCGCCAGCGAGTTCGTGCACTTTGCCTGCACCAGCGAAGACATCAACAACACCAGCCACGCACTGCAACTCAAAAGCGGCCGCGACCTGGTGGTGCTGCCGGCACTGGACAAGGTGATCAACCAGCTGCGCGAAATGGCCCATGTGTATGCCGACGAGCCGATGCTCAGCCGCACGCACGGCCAGACGGCCAGCCCGACCACGGTCGGCAAGGAGCTGGCCAACGTGGTGGTGCGCCTGGCGGCCGCGCGCGAGAAGATCGCCGCCGTCAAGCTGATGGGCAAGATGAACGGCGCCGTGGGCAACTTCAACGCCCACCTCTCGGCCTGGCCCGACTTTGACTGGGAGGCCTTCAGCCGCAACGTGATCGAAACGCCCGAGCCGCTGGGCCTGGGCCTGACCTTCCAGCCCTACAGCATCCAGATCGAGCCGCACGACTACATGGCCGAGCTGTTTGACGCGGTCGCCCGCGCCAACACCATCCTGATCGACCTGGCGCGCGACATCTGGGGCTACGTCAGCGTGGGCTACTTCAAGCAGCGCCTGAAAGAAGGCGAGATCGGCTCGTCCACCATGCCGCACAAGGTCAACCCGATCGACTTTGAAAACGCCGAAGGCAACCTGGGCCTGGCCAACGCGCTGTTGCGCCACCTGAGCGAAAAGCTGCCGATTTCCCGCTGGCAGCGCGACCTGACCGACTCGACCGTGCTGCGCAACATGGGCGTGGCGCTGGGGTACGCCGTGCTGGCTTACAACTCGATGGGCGTGGGGCTGAACAAGCTCGAACTCAACCGTGAAGCGCTGCAAGGCGACCTGGATTCGTCGTGGGAAGTGCTGGCCGAGCCGATACAAACCGTGATGCGCCGCTACGGCGTGCAGGGCGCATACGAAAAACTCAAGGAAGTCACGCGCGGCAAAACCGTGAAGGCCGAAGACCTGCACGCGCTGATCCGCTCGCTGGAGATTCCTGAAGCCGAGAAAGAACGCCTGCTGAAAATGACGCCGGCTAGCTACACGGGCATGGCGGCTGAATTGGCTAAACGCGTTTAA
- a CDS encoding DUF3833 domain-containing protein, whose product MKRFSHRLAAMASTLLLCITLAACSSPQINDYAAEQPVLDLRQYFNGTVDAYGVFTDRSGKVVKRFTVVMTCSWQGPPGAETGVLDEAFTYSDGTKDRRVWTLKRGEGGRYIGTAADVAGEAVGQEKGNTFRWGYTLKLPVDGKVIEVQFDDWMYLMNDKVMLNKAKMSKFGFGLGEVTLSFVKR is encoded by the coding sequence ATGAAACGCTTTTCGCATCGCCTGGCCGCCATGGCCTCCACCTTGCTGCTGTGCATCACGTTGGCAGCCTGCAGCAGCCCGCAAATCAACGACTACGCCGCCGAGCAGCCGGTGCTGGACCTGCGCCAATACTTCAACGGCACGGTCGATGCCTACGGCGTGTTCACCGACCGCTCGGGCAAGGTCGTCAAGCGCTTCACGGTGGTGATGACCTGCAGCTGGCAGGGCCCGCCGGGCGCAGAGACCGGCGTGCTCGACGAAGCCTTCACCTATTCAGACGGCACCAAAGACCGCCGCGTCTGGACGCTCAAGCGCGGCGAAGGCGGCCGCTACATCGGCACGGCGGCCGACGTGGCGGGTGAGGCGGTTGGCCAGGAAAAGGGCAACACGTTCCGCTGGGGTTACACGTTGAAGCTGCCGGTTGACGGAAAAGTGATCGAAGTGCAGTTCGATGACTGGATGTATTTGATGAACGACAAGGTCATGCTGAACAAGGCAAAGATGAGCAAGTTCGGTTTCGGGCTGGGCGAAGTGACGCTCTCGTTCGTCAAACGCTGA
- a CDS encoding MFS transporter — protein sequence MTPAAVDAFGARNGLAYGLLGLPLAFVALPLYVILPNHYAREFGVPLATLGAILLGARLFDAFIDPLLGRLSDRLFARSARAVLMLGAVAALLLALGFALLFFPLVTGPAALAAWAAVMLVLTYAAYSTLSISHQSWGAMLGGNEAERSRIVAWREGLGLAGVVLASVTPVALGLPVTTGVFFVALAAGWLAWSRAVRPVARAHAQAASPAAIWLPFKSAAFRRLLAVFMLNGIASAVPATLVLFFIQDRLQAPRQMEPLFLGSYFLAAALSMPLWLAIVKRLGLARTWLAGMLLAIAVFGWATQLGAGQVAAFTVVCALSGVALGTDLALPGALLAGVVQANGQSGQSEGAYFGWWNFATKLNLALAAGLALPLLGVFGYAPGVRDAAALDALVIAYCVLPCVLKLAAAAGLYFFILPSPTSPLPERVTP from the coding sequence ATGACACCGGCGGCCGTAGACGCCTTCGGCGCGCGCAACGGCCTGGCCTATGGCCTGCTGGGCCTGCCGCTGGCCTTTGTGGCGCTGCCGCTGTACGTCATCCTGCCCAACCACTACGCCCGCGAATTCGGCGTGCCGCTGGCCACGCTGGGCGCGATCCTGCTGGGCGCGCGATTGTTCGATGCCTTCATCGACCCGCTGCTGGGCCGCCTGAGCGACCGGCTGTTTGCACGCTCGGCCCGCGCGGTGTTGATGCTGGGCGCGGTTGCCGCCTTACTGCTGGCGCTGGGCTTTGCCTTGCTGTTTTTCCCCTTGGTGACGGGGCCGGCGGCGCTGGCGGCCTGGGCGGCAGTGATGCTGGTGCTGACCTACGCGGCCTACAGTACGCTGAGCATCTCGCACCAGTCCTGGGGCGCCATGCTGGGCGGCAACGAGGCCGAGCGCAGCCGCATCGTCGCCTGGCGTGAAGGCCTGGGCCTGGCCGGTGTGGTGCTGGCTTCCGTCACGCCCGTGGCGCTGGGCTTGCCGGTGACCACTGGCGTGTTTTTTGTCGCCCTGGCGGCCGGCTGGCTGGCGTGGTCGCGCGCGGTGCGGCCGGTGGCGCGCGCGCATGCACAAGCCGCGAGCCCTGCGGCGATCTGGCTGCCGTTCAAGTCGGCCGCGTTTCGCCGCCTGCTGGCGGTGTTCATGCTCAACGGCATTGCCAGCGCCGTGCCCGCCACGCTGGTGCTGTTTTTCATCCAGGACCGGCTGCAGGCGCCGCGGCAGATGGAGCCGCTTTTTCTGGGCAGCTATTTCCTCGCCGCCGCGCTGTCGATGCCGCTGTGGCTGGCCATCGTCAAACGCCTGGGCCTGGCGCGCACCTGGCTGGCCGGCATGCTGCTGGCGATCGCGGTGTTTGGCTGGGCCACGCAGCTGGGCGCGGGCCAGGTGGCCGCGTTCACCGTGGTGTGCGCGCTTTCGGGCGTGGCGCTGGGCACCGACCTGGCCCTGCCGGGTGCGCTGCTGGCCGGTGTGGTGCAAGCCAACGGGCAATCGGGCCAGTCTGAAGGCGCGTACTTCGGCTGGTGGAATTTCGCGACCAAACTCAACCTGGCGCTGGCCGCCGGGCTGGCCTTGCCGCTGCTGGGCGTGTTCGGCTATGCGCCCGGCGTGCGCGACGCGGCCGCGCTCGATGCGCTGGTGATCGCTTACTGCGTGCTGCCCTGCGTGCTCAAGCTCGCGGCCGCGGCGGGCCTCTACTTTTTCATTCTTCCTTCGCCTACGTCACCCCTTCCTGAAAGAGTCACGCCATGA
- a CDS encoding SDR family oxidoreductase has protein sequence MSLNPPIAQWRGKTVWLVGASSGIGLATAEALHAQGARVFVSARNAAALDAFTAAHPGATSLPLDVTDPAAVRAAAQLVLTAGPLDLVLYCAGYYQAQRATDYKLAEMLRHDDINYRGALHVLDALLPNLLVRKAGHISLISSVAGYGGLPQSLAYGPTKAALNNLAETLYMDLKDSHIGVSLICPGFVETPLTAGNHFTMPALITPAQAAAAILQGWEAGRFDIHFPKRFTLWMKALRLLPYPAYFAAVRKFTGL, from the coding sequence ATGTCCCTGAATCCCCCCATCGCCCAATGGCGCGGTAAAACCGTCTGGCTGGTCGGCGCGTCCAGCGGCATCGGCCTGGCCACAGCCGAGGCCCTGCATGCCCAGGGCGCGCGCGTGTTTGTATCGGCGCGCAATGCGGCGGCGCTGGACGCCTTCACCGCGGCGCACCCCGGCGCTACCAGCCTGCCGCTGGATGTGACCGACCCCGCGGCGGTGAGGGCTGCCGCGCAGCTCGTACTCACCGCCGGCCCGCTGGACCTGGTGCTGTATTGCGCCGGCTACTACCAGGCGCAGCGCGCCACGGACTACAAGCTGGCCGAAATGCTGCGGCACGACGACATCAACTACCGCGGCGCGCTGCATGTGCTGGACGCCCTGCTGCCCAACCTCCTGGTGCGCAAGGCCGGCCACATCAGCCTGATCAGCAGCGTGGCAGGCTACGGTGGCCTGCCCCAGAGCCTGGCCTACGGGCCGACCAAGGCGGCGTTGAACAACCTGGCCGAGACGCTCTACATGGATTTGAAAGACAGCCATATCGGCGTGAGCCTGATCTGCCCTGGCTTTGTGGAAACGCCGCTGACCGCCGGCAACCACTTCACCATGCCCGCGCTGATCACGCCGGCGCAGGCGGCCGCGGCCATCTTGCAGGGCTGGGAAGCGGGGCGCTTTGACATCCACTTCCCCAAACGCTTCACCCTCTGGATGAAAGCGCTGCGCCTGCTGCCTTACCCGGCCTATTTTGCGGCCGTGCGCAAGTTCACCGGGCTGTAA
- a CDS encoding ferritin-like domain-containing protein — protein MLYPELFKQLESVRWDMDKDIPWASFDPAKLTDEQAQTIKMNAITEWSALPATEMFLRDNKDDSDFSAFMSIWFFEEQKHSLVLMEYLKRFRPDLAPTEKELHEVRFEFEPAPALETLMLHFCGEIRLNHWYRRASEWHTEPVIKQIYTQLSQDEARHGGAYLRYMKRAINNFGNEAKSAFTKVGVLMASARRTAQALHPTNLHVNKSLFPRDTIQSRLPNPEWLEHWLDTQIKFDAVWEGKVVDRILHNLSLLMNQSFKTVQELNRYRKEVGKELAESIAAKPAPTGA, from the coding sequence ATGCTTTACCCCGAACTGTTCAAACAACTTGAATCCGTCCGCTGGGACATGGACAAGGATATCCCATGGGCCAGTTTTGACCCGGCCAAGCTGACCGACGAGCAGGCCCAGACCATCAAGATGAACGCCATTACCGAGTGGTCCGCCCTGCCGGCTACCGAAATGTTCCTGCGCGACAACAAGGACGACAGCGATTTCTCGGCCTTCATGTCGATCTGGTTCTTCGAAGAGCAAAAACATTCGCTGGTGCTGATGGAGTACCTCAAGCGCTTCCGCCCCGACCTGGCCCCTACTGAAAAAGAGCTGCACGAAGTGCGCTTTGAGTTTGAGCCGGCGCCCGCGCTGGAAACCCTGATGCTGCATTTTTGCGGCGAGATCCGCCTGAACCACTGGTACCGCCGCGCCAGCGAATGGCACACCGAGCCCGTCATCAAGCAGATCTACACCCAACTGAGCCAGGATGAAGCGCGCCATGGCGGCGCCTACCTGCGCTACATGAAGCGGGCTATCAACAATTTCGGCAATGAAGCCAAATCCGCCTTCACCAAGGTCGGCGTGCTGATGGCCAGCGCGCGCCGCACGGCGCAGGCGCTGCACCCGACCAACCTTCACGTGAACAAAAGCCTGTTCCCGCGCGACACCATCCAGAGCCGCCTGCCCAACCCCGAGTGGCTGGAGCATTGGCTGGACACGCAGATCAAATTTGACGCTGTGTGGGAAGGCAAAGTGGTTGATCGCATCCTGCACAACTTGAGCCTGCTGATGAACCAGAGCTTCAAGACTGTGCAGGAGCTGAACCGCTACCGCAAGGAAGTCGGCAAAGAGCTGGCCGAGTCCATCGCCGCCAAACCGGCGCCCACAGGGGCTTGA
- a CDS encoding nuclear transport factor 2 family protein yields MNEPEPSSPRAAAARIAAFYETLSPQSLAQLDAFYTQNAWFKDPFNEVRGIEELRAIFSHMYDALEQPRFVVTGNLVDGDQCFLTWNFEFRFKTFDKGTLQTVRGGSHLKFTAAGLVDYHRDYWDAAEELYEKLPWVGGLMRWLKKRAKQ; encoded by the coding sequence ATGAACGAGCCCGAACCTTCCAGCCCCCGTGCAGCCGCAGCGCGCATCGCCGCCTTCTACGAAACGCTGAGCCCGCAAAGCCTGGCCCAGCTCGATGCCTTCTACACACAGAACGCCTGGTTCAAGGACCCGTTCAACGAAGTGCGCGGCATTGAAGAATTGCGCGCCATCTTTAGCCACATGTACGACGCGCTGGAGCAACCGCGCTTTGTAGTCACGGGGAACCTGGTCGACGGCGACCAGTGCTTCCTGACCTGGAACTTCGAGTTCCGCTTCAAGACCTTTGACAAGGGCACCCTGCAAACCGTGCGCGGCGGCTCCCACCTGAAGTTCACCGCCGCCGGCCTGGTCGACTACCACCGCGACTACTGGGATGCGGCCGAGGAGCTGTATGAAAAGCTGCCGTGGGTGGGTGGGCTGATGCGGTGGTTGAAAAAACGGGCGAAGCAGTGA
- a CDS encoding DUF1365 domain-containing protein, translated as MNTGAPQPLIGFGQVRHTRLRPARNAFEYPTCFLMLPMRSLKQHGSGMLARNRPAAISFFDKDHGDGGNDALAWLDAMLLREGVEDAAGEVWLHAYPRVLGYTFKPVSFWYCHRTDGALRAIVVEVNNTFGERHCYLLDAPQYGQELKADKVFHVSPFCTLEGGYRFRFLHIDNDGLKKTVARIDYDDEAGPLLETSVSGTLEPITAASLRKAVWGHPAMTLAVIARIHWQAFKLWLKRVPFVRKPKPPEIFVTR; from the coding sequence ATGAACACCGGCGCGCCTCAGCCCCTGATCGGCTTCGGCCAGGTCCGCCACACACGCCTGCGCCCGGCCCGCAACGCATTCGAATACCCGACCTGCTTTCTGATGCTGCCGATGCGCAGCCTCAAGCAGCACGGAAGCGGCATGCTGGCGCGCAACCGCCCGGCGGCCATCAGCTTTTTTGACAAGGACCACGGCGACGGCGGAAACGACGCCCTGGCCTGGCTGGACGCCATGCTGCTGCGCGAAGGCGTGGAAGACGCGGCCGGCGAGGTCTGGCTGCACGCCTACCCGCGCGTGCTGGGCTACACCTTCAAGCCGGTGAGTTTCTGGTACTGCCACCGCACCGACGGCGCCCTGCGCGCCATCGTGGTGGAGGTCAACAACACTTTTGGCGAGCGCCACTGCTACCTGCTCGACGCGCCGCAGTACGGCCAGGAGCTCAAGGCCGACAAGGTGTTCCACGTCTCGCCGTTTTGCACGCTGGAGGGCGGCTACCGCTTTCGCTTCCTGCACATCGACAACGACGGGCTGAAAAAAACCGTCGCCCGCATCGACTACGACGACGAGGCCGGCCCACTGCTGGAGACCAGCGTGAGCGGCACGCTCGAGCCCATCACCGCCGCCAGCCTGCGCAAGGCCGTATGGGGCCATCCCGCGATGACGCTGGCCGTGATCGCCCGCATCCACTGGCAGGCCTTTAAGCTGTGGCTCAAGCGCGTGCCCTTTGTCCGCAAACCCAAACCCCCTGAAATCTTTGTGACGCGATGA
- a CDS encoding cyclopropane-fatty-acyl-phospholipid synthase family protein, whose product MNTLNTSPAAQTFSLPGDAPSAARTALKMLLRLKHGTLTVRLPDGSLQRFGSGGAPTASLHLHNWNPCSAALRSGDIGFAESYIAGDWTTPHLTELLQVFILNRKEVEDAIYGSWLGRLAYRIKHLLNRNTKANSQKNIHAHYDLGNAFYELWLDGTMNYSSAIFATPDTTMEEAQHAKVRRALNMAQVKPGDRVLEIGCGWGALAEMATAEFGASLVGVTLSTEQLDWARQRMARLGTAPLADLRLQDYRDIGKTTPDAPFDAVCSIEMVEAVGREYWPEYFQTVHRLLKPGGHACIQSIVMADELWERYITSTDFIQQYIFPGGCLPCPREFRAQADAAGFDVVDEFAFGQDYARTLRLWREDFMAQESRVLQLGFDKRFIRIWEFYLSYCEAAFAEANTSVVQFTLRKR is encoded by the coding sequence ATGAACACACTCAACACCTCCCCTGCCGCACAAACATTTTCCCTGCCCGGCGACGCGCCCAGCGCCGCCCGCACCGCCCTGAAGATGCTGCTGCGCCTGAAACACGGCACGCTCACGGTGCGCCTGCCCGACGGCTCGCTGCAGCGCTTCGGCTCGGGCGGCGCGCCCACGGCCAGCCTGCATTTGCACAACTGGAATCCCTGCAGCGCAGCGCTGCGCTCGGGCGACATCGGCTTTGCCGAAAGTTATATCGCCGGCGACTGGACCACGCCGCACCTGACCGAACTGCTGCAGGTCTTCATCCTCAACCGCAAGGAGGTGGAAGACGCGATTTACGGCAGCTGGCTGGGCCGCCTGGCCTACCGCATCAAGCACCTGCTCAACCGCAACACCAAGGCCAACAGCCAGAAGAACATCCACGCCCACTACGACCTGGGCAACGCCTTTTACGAACTGTGGCTGGACGGCACGATGAACTACTCGTCGGCCATTTTTGCCACGCCCGACACCACGATGGAAGAAGCCCAGCACGCCAAGGTGCGCCGGGCGCTCAACATGGCGCAAGTCAAGCCCGGCGACCGTGTGCTCGAGATCGGCTGCGGCTGGGGCGCGCTGGCCGAGATGGCTACGGCCGAGTTCGGCGCCTCGCTCGTCGGCGTGACACTGAGCACCGAGCAACTGGACTGGGCCAGGCAGCGCATGGCACGCCTGGGCACAGCGCCCCTTGCCGACCTGCGCTTGCAGGACTACCGCGACATCGGCAAGACCACGCCGGACGCGCCCTTCGACGCCGTCTGCTCCATCGAGATGGTGGAGGCCGTGGGCCGCGAATACTGGCCGGAATATTTTCAAACTGTTCACCGCCTGCTCAAACCCGGCGGCCACGCCTGCATCCAGAGCATCGTGATGGCCGACGAACTGTGGGAGCGCTACATCACTTCGACCGATTTCATCCAGCAGTACATCTTTCCGGGCGGCTGCCTGCCTTGCCCGCGTGAGTTCCGCGCGCAGGCCGACGCCGCAGGCTTTGACGTGGTCGATGAATTTGCTTTCGGCCAGGACTACGCGCGCACGCTCAGGCTCTGGCGCGAGGACTTCATGGCGCAGGAATCGCGCGTGCTGCAACTCGGTTTTGACAAAAGGTTTATCCGCATATGGGAGTTCTACCTGAGCTACTGCGAGGCCGCCTTCGCAGAGGCCAACACCAGCGTGGTGCAGTTCACGCTGCGCAAGCGCTGA